From Corvus cornix cornix isolate S_Up_H32 chromosome 5, ASM73873v5, whole genome shotgun sequence, the proteins below share one genomic window:
- the TMEM80 gene encoding transmembrane protein 80 isoform X2 yields MIIYKSQVFSYPDDFLAPDLAVLFLLAILEVLRLYLGFKGNLTEAEAPLGLSLGLTVGSVVLCVYLLLWQTYVLWADVLLNAVLLSAYGLESGLKVMAIAAFVS; encoded by the exons ATGATCATTTACAAAA GTCAAGTTTTCAGTTATCCAGATGATTTTTTGGCTCCTGAtcttgctgtgcttttccttttggcCATTCTGGAAGTGCTTCGATTGTACTTGG GTTTCAAGGGTAACCTGACAGAAGCAGAGGCCCcgctggggctgagcctgggGCTCACGGTGGGCAGCGTGGTGCTGTGCGTGtacctgctgctgtggcagaccTACGTGCTGTGGGCAGACGTGCTCCTCAACGCGGTGCTGCTCTCGGCCTACGGGCTCGAGTCGGGGCTCAAGGTCATGGCCATCGCTGCCTTTGTCAGCTGA
- the TMEM80 gene encoding transmembrane protein 80 isoform X1, with amino-acid sequence MILLYVNGIYYIFYFLATLAMIIYKSQVFSYPDDFLAPDLAVLFLLAILEVLRLYLGFKGNLTEAEAPLGLSLGLTVGSVVLCVYLLLWQTYVLWADVLLNAVLLSAYGLESGLKVMAIAAFVS; translated from the exons ATG ATCCTGCTTTATGTAAATGGGATTTATTACATCTTCTACTTCCTGGCAACTCTTGCAATGATCATTTACAAAA GTCAAGTTTTCAGTTATCCAGATGATTTTTTGGCTCCTGAtcttgctgtgcttttccttttggcCATTCTGGAAGTGCTTCGATTGTACTTGG GTTTCAAGGGTAACCTGACAGAAGCAGAGGCCCcgctggggctgagcctgggGCTCACGGTGGGCAGCGTGGTGCTGTGCGTGtacctgctgctgtggcagaccTACGTGCTGTGGGCAGACGTGCTCCTCAACGCGGTGCTGCTCTCGGCCTACGGGCTCGAGTCGGGGCTCAAGGTCATGGCCATCGCTGCCTTTGTCAGCTGA